From Theileria orientalis strain Shintoku DNA, chromosome 4, complete genome, the proteins below share one genomic window:
- a CDS encoding branched-chain alpha-keto acid dehydrogenase E1 gives MISKLCTINNTLVRRVSLASVSRANWRFQNVSVTSFATSHKRPENPKFFNDPSEVKPYVLGLRYTEFTKDLYMATDSPVIPIFQVMKTDGTLHEGHTNPFESDDKVKELLKTMVRLSVWDNLFYNIQRQGRISFYIQNQGEEALQLAAGLALKHQDHLFCQYREMGVCFAKGCSEDDFLAQLFSTHRDEGKGRQMPISYSKRSVNLHTITTPLSSQIPQASGTGYALKMAGEDAVSIVFFGEGAASEGDFHAAVNFAAVRQSQTIFACRNNSYSISTPVRDQYIGDGIAIRGLALGVPSLRVDGNDLFASYIASKHAREYCVKHSTPVVIEYMTYRIGHHSTSDESSQYRGKGEFEAWAKDGVNPIKRVGLYLESKGMWSKAEEDALKKEATSYMLKKIKEYENLSAVDVVPGLFDDVYDKAHPQLDQQRDELRSHLEKHKDKYDMSKFKDVGK, from the exons ATGATTTCTAAACTGTGTACCATTAATAATACACTTGTTCGGAGGGTTAGCCTCGCTTCAGTAAGCCGTGCTAATTGGAGATTCCAAAACGTTTCCGTTACCTCTTTTGCAACCTCTCACAAGAGACCTGAAAATCCAAAATTTTTCAACGACCCTTCCGAAGTTAAGCCTTATGTTTTGGGACTGCGCTACACTGAGTTCACAAAGGACCTCTACATGGCCACTGATTCTCCTGTTATTCCTATTTTCCAGGTTATGAAGACGGATGGCACTCTTCACGAAGGACACACCAACCCCTTTGAATCAGACGATAAGGTTAAAGAGCTACTTAAGACCATGGTGCGACTTAGTGTTTGGGATAACCTCTTCTACAACATACAGAGACAAG GGAGGATATCTTTTTACATCCAAAACCAGGGAGAGGAGGCTCTTCAGTTGGCCGCAGGACTCGCTCTTAAGCATCAGGATCACCTCTTCTGCCAGTACAG GGAGATGGGAGTTTGCTTTGCCAAGGGTTGCTCAGAGGATGATTTCCTGGCACAACTCTTCTC CACTCACAGGGATGAGGGCAAGGGGAGACAGATGCCAATTTCGTACTCTAAGAGGAGCGTTAACCTGCACACAATCACAACTCCTCTCTCCTCTCAGATTCCTCAAGCATCCGGTACAGGCTACGCGCTGAAAATGGCAGGAGAGGACGCAGTATCAATAGTGTTCTTCGGAGAAGGCGCAGCCTCAGAGGGCGATTTCCATGCTGCGGTTAACTTCGCAGCAGTTCGTCAGAGTCAGACGATCTTCGCCTGCAGAAACAACTCGTACTCCATCTCTACCCCCGTTAGGGACCAGTACATTGGAGATGGAATTGCAATCAGAGGTCTAGCGCTTGGAGTTCCGTCTCTTAG AGTCGATGGCAACGATTTGTTTGCATCGTACATTGCAAGTAAACACGCCAGGGAATACTGCGTTAAACACTCGACACCAGTCGTGATTGAGTACATGACCTACAG AATTGGGCACCACAGCACTTCTGACGAGTCATCACAATACagaggaaaaggagaatTTGAGGCTTGGGCGAAAGATGGAGTTAATCCGATAA AGCGCGTCGGACTCTATCTTGAATCAAAGGGCATGTGGTCAAAGGCCGAGGAAGACGCTTTGAAGAAGGAAGCCACCTCCTATATGCTCAAGAAGATAAAGGAATACGAGAACCTCAGCGCCGTCGACGTGGTCCCAGGACTCTTCGACGACGTTTACGACAAAGCACACCCACAACTCGAC CAACAAAGGGACGAGTTGAGGTCACACCTTGAGAAGCACAAGGACAAGTATGACATGTCCAAGTTCAAAGACGTAGGAAAATAA